Proteins from one Patescibacteria group bacterium genomic window:
- a CDS encoding insulinase family protein, translated as MFKRIVRRDGSVIIFFPQKETKAVTFEVLYKVGSRLENKALNGASHFVEHLMFKGTNRRPNTADISKELDNVGAEYNAFTGKEYTGYYITVDSSHLPLAVDMLSDMLHNSKFEKIEVDRERGVIVEEINMYEDNPLLYIEDAFEELLFENSDLGPSIAGPRINIQTVSRDALYDYYKKHYFSGNGVIAIAGKFNEKRALKLVDRLFPLQKKKPRNKFVRVKFPVQKKPRVKLVKRSLEQVQLMLGFRSVASSDKRFLASQVLANILGGNMSSRLFLNIRERRGLCYSIKSSLSGYQDSSAFVVQAGLNKDKIYEALTAIKEELNILVKDGVSQEELKKAKDNMRGRMILKMESAPTYLNFLLGQEIINQPIKDLEAKLKELDKVTLKQVNDMAKIIISWSQSNLAIMGPFENTSKFLNILTK; from the coding sequence ATGTTTAAAAGAATAGTCCGTCGTGATGGATCAGTTATTATATTTTTTCCGCAAAAAGAAACAAAAGCGGTTACTTTTGAGGTTTTATATAAAGTAGGTAGCCGTCTGGAAAATAAGGCTTTAAATGGAGCTTCGCACTTTGTGGAGCATTTGATGTTTAAGGGAACTAATCGTCGTCCAAATACCGCTGATATTTCCAAGGAGTTGGATAATGTTGGAGCTGAGTATAATGCTTTTACTGGTAAGGAATATACAGGGTACTATATTACCGTAGACAGTTCTCATCTTCCTTTGGCAGTTGATATGCTCTCGGATATGCTCCATAATTCCAAATTTGAAAAAATAGAAGTGGATAGAGAGCGTGGTGTGATAGTGGAGGAAATAAACATGTACGAAGATAATCCGCTTTTGTATATCGAAGATGCTTTTGAAGAATTGCTTTTTGAAAATAGTGATTTGGGTCCATCTATTGCCGGGCCGCGAATAAATATCCAAACTGTTTCTAGAGATGCTTTGTACGATTATTATAAAAAACATTATTTTTCTGGTAACGGCGTGATTGCTATTGCCGGCAAGTTCAATGAAAAACGGGCTTTGAAGTTGGTAGACAGACTATTTCCTTTGCAAAAGAAAAAACCGAGAAATAAGTTTGTCAGGGTCAAATTCCCCGTTCAGAAAAAACCGCGAGTAAAACTAGTCAAGCGTTCACTTGAGCAGGTTCAGCTTATGTTGGGCTTTAGGTCAGTAGCCAGTAGTGATAAAAGATTCTTGGCCTCACAGGTTCTGGCCAATATTTTGGGCGGAAATATGAGCTCTAGACTATTTTTAAACATCAGAGAAAGACGAGGACTTTGTTATTCTATTAAATCTTCACTATCAGGCTATCAGGATTCTAGTGCTTTTGTAGTGCAGGCCGGTCTAAACAAAGATAAAATTTATGAAGCGTTAACAGCTATCAAAGAAGAATTGAATATTTTGGTAAAAGATGGTGTCAGTCAGGAAGAGCTCAAAAAAGCTAAAGATAATATGAGGGGTCGTATGATTCTCAAGATGGAAAGTGCTCCGACTTATCTAAATTTCCTTTTAGGTCAGGAAATTATCAACCAACCAATCAAGGATTTGGAAGCCAAGCTAAAAGAATTGGATAAAGTCACTTTAAAGCAGGTCAACGACATGGCTAAAATAATTATTAGCTGGTCACAATCAAATCTGGCCATCATGGGCCCGTTTGAAAATACAAGTAAATTTTTAAATATACTAACAAAATAA
- a CDS encoding glycine--tRNA ligase → MRIIDKVVNLAKRRGFLFPSSEIYGGLSAAYDYGPLGVELKNNIKKFWWKMFVTSRADMVGLDASIIMHPKVWEASGHVDNFSDPLVDCKKCHKRFRYDHLLENNSIEPLYDKAKPINPSEIVCPDCGGELTEVRQFNMMFKTFMGPVEDSASAVYLRPETAGGIFVNFKNVTETQRMRLPYGIAQIGKAFRNEITTENFIFRTREFEQMEVEYFVNPKNWKKSFEDWLSVMREWCQFLGLKKENLVEVEISEKDRAFYSKRTVDFEYKFPFGQKELYGLAYRTDYDLTQHQKFSGQDLNYTDPISGEKFIPHVIEPSLGVDRSVLAVLLAAYTEIEGGRTTTTESKKDMEVVLKLPYYLAPIKIAVLPLSKKEPLTKLAREILLDLKKDFVCSYDETQAIGRRYRRQDEIGTPYCLTVDFDSLEDNMVTVRDRDSMKQDRVAISELKNYFKDKLII, encoded by the coding sequence ATCAGAATTATTGATAAGGTGGTAAATCTGGCCAAGCGTAGAGGTTTTTTATTTCCATCTTCAGAAATATACGGAGGTTTGAGTGCAGCCTATGACTACGGTCCTTTAGGCGTTGAGTTAAAAAATAATATTAAAAAATTTTGGTGGAAGATGTTTGTCACTTCTCGGGCTGATATGGTAGGGCTTGATGCTTCTATCATCATGCATCCGAAAGTTTGGGAGGCATCTGGTCACGTGGATAATTTTTCGGATCCACTAGTGGATTGCAAAAAATGTCACAAAAGATTCCGTTATGACCATCTCTTGGAAAACAATTCTATAGAGCCTCTTTATGATAAGGCTAAACCAATCAATCCGTCAGAAATAGTCTGTCCAGATTGCGGTGGCGAGCTGACAGAAGTCAGGCAGTTTAATATGATGTTTAAGACTTTTATGGGTCCGGTAGAAGACAGTGCTTCAGCAGTTTATCTGAGGCCGGAAACTGCGGGTGGTATTTTTGTAAATTTCAAAAATGTCACTGAGACTCAAAGAATGAGACTGCCATATGGTATTGCCCAAATTGGTAAGGCCTTTAGAAATGAAATAACCACCGAAAATTTTATTTTCCGTACTCGTGAATTTGAACAAATGGAAGTAGAATATTTTGTCAATCCAAAAAACTGGAAAAAATCTTTTGAAGATTGGTTGAGTGTCATGAGAGAGTGGTGTCAGTTTTTGGGGCTAAAAAAAGAGAACTTGGTGGAGGTAGAAATATCAGAAAAAGATAGAGCTTTTTATTCCAAACGAACAGTTGATTTTGAATACAAATTTCCTTTTGGTCAAAAAGAGCTCTACGGCTTGGCTTATAGGACTGATTATGATTTGACTCAACATCAAAAATTTTCCGGCCAGGATCTTAATTATACTGATCCAATATCTGGAGAAAAATTTATCCCTCATGTGATAGAGCCATCGCTCGGAGTAGACCGTAGCGTCTTGGCAGTTCTTTTGGCGGCTTATACTGAGATAGAGGGCGGTAGGACGACCACCACCGAGTCTAAAAAGGACATGGAGGTAGTTTTGAAATTACCGTACTACTTGGCGCCTATCAAGATAGCAGTCTTGCCGCTTTCCAAAAAAGAACCCTTAACTAAGCTAGCTAGAGAGATTTTGCTTGATCTCAAAAAAGATTTTGTCTGTAGCTATGATGAGACTCAGGCGATTGGTCGCCGTTATCGTCGCCAGGATGAGATAGGCACGCCATATTGTCTGACCGTAGATTTTGACAGTCTGGAAGACAATATGGTGACTGTCCGAGATAGAGATAGTATGAAACAAGATAGAGTGGCTATCTCGGAACTCAAGAATTATTTCAAAGATAAATTAATTATATAA
- a CDS encoding AAA family ATPase codes for MESLKFTTCQICDGQGKVDGHTCTTCLGHGTYYFVNNNILYFERVISHSHIFVREFKKILNLIINTILIASVITTLVVIYNILNVVQFDPRNLWGFLNTSDEYNLFLWILVVFDMFLYYRLTIPGIREEAKRKILSDVDQHTTHNIADNLGQETSNIIDKAWLYASYKKIFPLTVWHILFSLLNDKDIKLVLARLGVGADSVKQSIDENLEALTANKSRENKIDPEAENVLLNAYFHMLDRQATKIAEVDILAGIITSSQAVKNMFYDFDIDEEKIDNVIAWVNINKELINTYKRFRSRSFFKPKSGINRSYTAIATPVLNSFSYDLTMAAKSGALPLTVARDKEINEVISTIESNISSVVLVGQPGIGKGKIAEGIANRMMAEEIPELFQDKRLVSLSVPMIVSGAEGTGRLEERFLSILNEVALSGNIILYIEDIHQLVGISSQGTEGVSLAEVLSSEIRKKNVIVIATSNSKEYVQYIESSSLGQELKKIKIEEPNKNQTIQMMEAHVGSVENKHRVYFTYDALEKIYDLSSRYITETAQPRKSIDLMDEAGIYVSKRGKKDNLVRSEDIEELVSDKTDIPLTNVSAQESTKLLNLEEEIHKRIVGQDEAVNLVAAALRRARAELRDQKRPIVNLLFLGPTGVGKTELAKTVAEVYFGNENDMIRLDMSEYQAQNSLPRLIGSPENGTPGLLTEAVRHKPFALLLLDEIEKAHPDILNIFLQVMEDGRLTDALGRTVDFTNLIIVATSNAGTSYIQDQINQGKNIEDFKDYLIKEEIRNIFRPEFINRFDGTVVFKPLTRDEIFQIAGFMLKKVQKRLEEKGIFFEITVAAQRELAEAGFDPVFGARPLRRVIQEQVDNSLANFLLNGKLDRRDIVVYDVGGKISVKKPTGY; via the coding sequence ATGGAAAGCTTGAAGTTTACAACTTGTCAGATTTGCGACGGTCAAGGCAAAGTGGATGGGCATACCTGTACCACTTGTCTTGGGCATGGCACTTATTATTTTGTAAATAATAATATTTTATATTTTGAAAGGGTAATTAGTCATTCTCATATTTTTGTCAGGGAATTCAAAAAAATATTAAATTTGATAATTAATACCATATTAATAGCCTCTGTTATTACAACTTTGGTAGTTATTTATAATATTTTAAATGTTGTGCAGTTTGATCCCAGAAATCTTTGGGGTTTTCTCAATACTTCAGATGAGTACAATTTATTTTTGTGGATACTGGTAGTATTTGATATGTTTTTGTATTATCGCTTGACTATACCGGGTATTAGAGAAGAGGCCAAGAGAAAAATATTGTCTGATGTTGATCAGCATACTACGCATAATATTGCCGACAATCTGGGACAGGAAACTTCAAATATAATAGATAAAGCTTGGCTTTATGCCAGCTACAAAAAAATATTTCCGCTCACGGTGTGGCATATTTTATTTTCTCTGTTAAATGATAAGGATATTAAATTAGTTTTGGCTCGTTTGGGAGTGGGAGCAGATAGTGTCAAGCAAAGCATAGACGAAAATTTGGAGGCCCTGACAGCCAACAAGTCAAGAGAAAATAAAATTGATCCAGAGGCAGAAAATGTTTTACTCAATGCTTACTTTCACATGCTCGACAGGCAGGCCACCAAGATAGCCGAAGTTGATATTTTGGCTGGCATTATTACATCCAGTCAGGCAGTCAAAAACATGTTTTATGATTTTGATATTGATGAAGAAAAAATAGATAACGTCATTGCCTGGGTAAATATAAACAAAGAACTTATAAATACATATAAGAGATTTCGTAGTCGTTCATTTTTTAAGCCAAAATCTGGAATCAATAGATCATACACCGCAATTGCTACGCCGGTATTAAATAGTTTTTCTTATGATCTGACTATGGCGGCCAAATCAGGTGCTTTGCCTTTGACAGTGGCCAGAGACAAGGAAATCAACGAAGTTATCTCAACTATTGAAAGTAATATTTCCAGTGTGGTATTGGTTGGTCAGCCGGGCATTGGCAAGGGCAAAATAGCCGAGGGGATTGCCAACAGAATGATGGCTGAGGAGATTCCTGAGCTTTTCCAAGACAAAAGATTAGTTTCTCTATCAGTTCCTATGATAGTGTCGGGGGCTGAGGGTACTGGACGCTTGGAAGAAAGATTTTTGTCTATTTTAAATGAAGTGGCTCTTTCAGGAAATATTATTTTATATATTGAAGATATTCATCAATTAGTCGGTATATCATCTCAGGGTACAGAGGGAGTATCATTAGCTGAGGTTTTGTCGTCAGAAATAAGAAAGAAAAATGTGATAGTTATTGCGACGTCAAACAGTAAAGAGTATGTCCAATATATAGAAAGTAGTAGTCTTGGCCAAGAGCTCAAAAAGATAAAGATAGAAGAACCAAATAAAAATCAGACAATCCAAATGATGGAAGCTCATGTAGGTAGTGTAGAAAACAAACACCGAGTTTATTTTACCTACGATGCTCTAGAGAAAATTTATGATTTATCTAGTCGATATATTACTGAGACTGCCCAGCCTAGAAAATCTATAGATCTTATGGATGAAGCTGGCATTTATGTATCCAAGCGTGGTAAAAAAGACAACTTGGTACGGTCAGAAGATATAGAGGAGCTGGTCAGTGATAAGACAGATATACCACTCACAAATGTCAGCGCTCAAGAATCTACCAAGCTTCTTAATTTGGAAGAGGAAATACATAAGCGTATTGTTGGTCAGGATGAGGCAGTCAATCTGGTGGCAGCAGCTTTGCGTCGAGCCAGAGCCGAACTACGCGATCAAAAAAGACCAATTGTAAATTTACTTTTCTTAGGCCCAACTGGTGTTGGTAAAACAGAACTGGCCAAGACAGTCGCTGAGGTTTATTTTGGCAATGAAAACGATATGATTCGTCTGGATATGAGTGAATATCAAGCCCAAAATTCTTTACCAAGACTTATTGGCTCACCGGAAAATGGCACACCGGGCTTATTGACAGAGGCGGTCAGGCACAAGCCATTTGCACTACTACTTTTGGATGAAATAGAAAAGGCTCATCCAGATATCTTAAATATCTTTTTGCAGGTTATGGAAGATGGAAGACTGACGGATGCTCTTGGCAGGACGGTTGATTTTACTAATCTGATAATTGTAGCTACATCTAATGCTGGCACGTCGTATATACAAGATCAGATAAATCAAGGTAAAAATATAGAAGATTTCAAAGATTATCTTATCAAAGAAGAAATTAGAAATATCTTTAGACCAGAGTTTATCAACCGTTTTGACGGGACTGTAGTATTTAAGCCTTTGACTAGAGATGAAATATTTCAGATTGCCGGATTTATGCTCAAAAAAGTTCAAAAACGTCTGGAAGAAAAAGGCATATTTTTTGAAATTACTGTTGCCGCTCAACGTGAATTGGCTGAAGCTGGTTTTGATCCGGTGTTTGGTGCTAGGCCTCTGAGGCGTGTGATACAGGAGCAGGTGGACAATTCTTTGGCTAATTTTTTACTCAACGGTAAACTAGATAGACGTGATATAGTAGTCTATGATGTGGGCGGAAAAATAAGTGTCAAAAAACCAACTGGTTACTAA